A region of Candidatus Hydrogenedentota bacterium DNA encodes the following proteins:
- a CDS encoding SDR family oxidoreductase: MNKVFYYLSHGKEKSSVEFSKLFTLKDKIAVVTGGGGVLGGAIASGLAKAGATVAVADLLPEMAEQRAKQIVAEGGKAKAYGMDVFDSASIKKCCQQILNDFGAVHILVNGVGGNMKGATTAPEQSFFDLPMEAMNKVVELNLIGGVVAASQVFVKPMLANPDGGVIINISSMNAFRPLTRIPGYSAAKAAVSNFTQWLAVHLAQEYKPLIRVNAIAPGFFLTEQNRYLMTERETGHLTARGNTILSHTPMGRFGDPDDLIGAVLWLAGDASRFVTGVILPVDGGFSAFSGV, encoded by the coding sequence ATCAACAAAGTTTTTTACTATCTTTCGCACGGAAAGGAGAAAAGCTCTGTGGAATTTTCAAAATTGTTCACACTGAAAGACAAAATTGCGGTTGTAACCGGAGGTGGAGGGGTACTTGGCGGAGCCATCGCCTCAGGACTTGCCAAAGCAGGTGCTACAGTTGCGGTGGCTGATCTGCTGCCGGAGATGGCAGAGCAACGAGCCAAGCAGATTGTTGCGGAAGGCGGCAAAGCAAAGGCCTACGGCATGGACGTCTTTGATTCGGCGTCCATCAAAAAATGTTGCCAACAAATTCTCAATGATTTTGGCGCCGTCCATATTCTGGTCAACGGCGTAGGCGGTAACATGAAGGGCGCCACAACAGCGCCCGAACAGTCTTTCTTTGACTTGCCGATGGAGGCGATGAATAAGGTAGTGGAACTGAATCTCATCGGCGGCGTTGTTGCGGCGAGCCAGGTTTTTGTAAAACCCATGCTTGCCAATCCCGACGGCGGCGTGATCATCAACATCTCATCCATGAACGCTTTTCGTCCCCTTACGCGCATCCCCGGCTACAGCGCGGCGAAAGCGGCAGTCAGTAATTTTACCCAATGGCTGGCAGTGCATCTTGCCCAAGAATACAAACCCTTAATTCGTGTCAATGCCATTGCTCCCGGCTTTTTTTTGACCGAACAAAATCGTTATTTGATGACGGAACGGGAAACGGGCCATTTGACCGCGCGCGGCAATACGATCCTCTCCCACACGCCCATGGGCCGCTTTGGAGACCCCGATGATTTGATCGGCGCCGTCCTTTGGCTTGCCGGCGATGCCTCTCGTTTTGTGACCGGTGTCATCCTTCCTGTCGACGGTGGCTTTTCTGCCTTTTCCGGCGTTTAA
- a CDS encoding HAD family hydrolase — translation MIDAVEKLKAHRPKYDFFIAIDSDGCAFDTMEIKQKECFIPNIIKYWSLQPISKYVRTAAEFVNLYSKWRGYNRFPALIKTFDLLADWDAVKARNFEMPKTDTLRKWIEEESKLGNPALQAWCDTHTQEKAPDMHLTLAWSLAVNETVTDIVQGGLPPFPFVRECLESARANADVMVCSQTPAEALIREWEEQDLNQYVFCINGQEMGTKTEHIQFATEGRYDADKVLMIGDAFGDLKAARANNALFFPINPGHEEESWQRLYEEGLDHFFAGSFKGSYEDTLLAEFKNYLPETPPWQS, via the coding sequence ATGATAGATGCTGTTGAAAAATTAAAAGCCCATCGTCCGAAATACGATTTTTTTATTGCCATTGATAGCGATGGTTGCGCATTCGACACGATGGAGATAAAACAAAAAGAATGTTTTATCCCTAATATCATAAAATACTGGTCTTTACAGCCCATTTCTAAATATGTGCGCACTGCCGCTGAATTTGTAAATCTCTATTCGAAATGGCGCGGCTATAATCGCTTTCCCGCTCTGATCAAAACCTTTGATCTTTTGGCGGACTGGGACGCTGTGAAAGCGCGGAACTTTGAGATGCCGAAAACAGACACCTTACGCAAATGGATTGAAGAAGAATCGAAGCTTGGAAATCCCGCTCTGCAAGCTTGGTGCGATACCCACACGCAAGAAAAAGCGCCGGACATGCATTTAACGCTGGCGTGGAGTCTGGCTGTGAATGAAACGGTTACCGACATCGTTCAGGGCGGCCTGCCTCCTTTCCCCTTTGTCCGCGAATGCCTCGAGTCGGCCCGTGCCAACGCTGACGTCATGGTATGCTCCCAGACGCCTGCTGAAGCATTGATTCGTGAGTGGGAAGAGCAGGATCTCAATCAGTATGTTTTTTGTATCAATGGTCAGGAAATGGGCACAAAAACCGAACATATCCAATTCGCAACGGAAGGCCGCTACGACGCGGACAAGGTGTTGATGATTGGCGACGCCTTTGGCGATCTGAAAGCGGCACGTGCAAACAATGCCCTATTTTTCCCGATCAATCCGGGTCATGAAGAAGAATCATGGCAGCGACTGTATGAAGAAGGACTGGATCATTTCTTTGCCGGCAGCTTCAAGGGTAGTTATGAAGACACTTTGTTGGCGGAATTCAAAAACTATTTGCCTGAAACGCCGCCTTGGCAATCCTAA
- a CDS encoding FadR family transcriptional regulator, producing MDNTYPKGSRLNKTLSCNVAEILTRRIVSGEYPVGTKLPTERLLSEEFKVNRHAVREALKRLEAISLVKIRHGSGIYVQPLHLTAGIEIFDAMLFRSDDSVDPAFLSNMLDFRRHVMVRMTRHATERRKPRELGKICRVIDDIIFNRTKGYLEDEAALGYALFENMAQATQNRIYALIFVTLSQAYKNIRETLSKDLPDDRLALDELKRLRKAFEESDVAVSTEIVSNWLKIMEEALAPYCVVPENSSEY from the coding sequence ATGGATAATACCTATCCCAAAGGCAGTCGACTCAACAAAACTCTTTCCTGCAATGTGGCAGAGATCCTGACCCGGCGTATCGTATCCGGCGAATATCCGGTAGGCACCAAACTTCCCACAGAACGCCTGTTATCAGAAGAATTTAAGGTAAACCGCCACGCTGTCCGTGAAGCATTGAAACGTCTGGAAGCGATCAGTCTTGTAAAAATCAGACACGGTTCCGGAATTTATGTTCAGCCGCTGCACTTGACCGCCGGAATCGAGATCTTTGATGCCATGCTGTTTCGCTCCGATGACTCTGTCGACCCTGCCTTCCTGAGCAACATGCTTGATTTCAGACGGCACGTCATGGTTCGCATGACCCGCCACGCCACCGAAAGACGCAAACCCCGAGAACTGGGAAAAATTTGCCGTGTCATTGACGATATCATTTTCAACCGCACGAAAGGCTATTTGGAAGATGAAGCGGCCTTAGGATACGCCCTCTTTGAAAATATGGCGCAAGCCACACAAAACCGTATTTACGCCCTCATCTTTGTTACCTTGAGTCAGGCGTACAAAAACATTCGCGAAACCTTGTCCAAGGATCTGCCTGATGACCGCCTCGCCCTCGATGAGCTCAAACGCTTGCGTAAAGCCTTTGAAGAATCCGACGTTGCCGTATCGACAGAGATTGTCTCAAACTGGCTGAAGATTATGGAAGAAGCACTGGCGCCCTATTGCGTCGTTCCTGAAAATTCTTCAGAATACTAG
- a CDS encoding mandelate racemase/muconate lactonizing enzyme family protein encodes MGNPHDVRPVKAALYFLPVKTRMPLKFGPETLTEVVCARVCFSVETKAGQSAEGWGETPLSVQWVWPSALSYSERYQAIHDFCLRLVKAWSDFPVSGHPMEIGHAFVGEQLPKLLQEFNVGRRGKEMPWLAALVCCSAFDIALHDAYGMLHKIPVYESYSEAWMNADLSAYLEADPDCSTSFKGLYPSDFFVKPRENPLPAWHLVGGLDPLEDADCDGSEPQDGYPVTLIQWIEKDGLFCLKIKLRGTDAPWDYERLVRVGRLALQKDVTLLSADFNCTVTDPAYVNDILDRLKEEEPEIFKRIRYVEQPFPYDIDAYPIDVHSVAARKPLFMDESAHDWHVVRRGRELGWTGVALKTCKTQTGALLSLCWAKAHGMELMIQDLTNPMLAQIPHVLLAAHAGSIMGVETNAMQFYPEASLPEAVVHPGIYTRRRGHLDLSSIRGPGFGYDLEKIKRSLVASE; translated from the coding sequence ATGGGCAACCCCCACGATGTGCGCCCTGTAAAAGCTGCACTGTATTTTTTACCCGTCAAAACACGCATGCCGCTGAAGTTTGGCCCTGAAACCCTGACCGAAGTGGTGTGTGCACGGGTCTGCTTTTCTGTCGAAACGAAGGCAGGTCAATCTGCTGAGGGCTGGGGAGAAACGCCCTTAAGTGTGCAATGGGTGTGGCCCTCCGCCTTAAGCTACAGCGAACGTTATCAAGCGATTCATGATTTTTGTCTGCGCCTTGTTAAAGCGTGGTCTGATTTCCCCGTCTCCGGGCATCCCATGGAAATCGGTCATGCCTTCGTCGGCGAGCAGCTGCCGAAACTGCTCCAAGAATTTAATGTGGGACGGCGCGGCAAAGAAATGCCTTGGCTCGCAGCGCTCGTCTGCTGTTCTGCCTTTGACATTGCGCTCCATGACGCCTACGGCATGCTGCACAAGATTCCCGTCTATGAAAGCTACAGCGAAGCGTGGATGAATGCTGATCTCAGCGCTTATTTAGAAGCCGACCCCGATTGTTCCACTTCTTTTAAAGGGCTGTATCCCTCAGATTTTTTTGTGAAGCCTCGGGAGAACCCGCTGCCGGCGTGGCATCTCGTGGGCGGACTGGACCCCTTGGAAGACGCCGATTGTGACGGTTCTGAACCGCAGGACGGCTATCCCGTTACCTTAATACAATGGATCGAAAAAGACGGACTCTTCTGTCTAAAGATCAAATTACGGGGAACCGACGCGCCTTGGGATTATGAACGCCTCGTTCGAGTAGGCCGCCTCGCCCTGCAAAAAGACGTCACTTTGCTTTCTGCCGACTTCAACTGCACTGTCACCGATCCTGCCTATGTCAATGATATTTTGGATCGATTGAAAGAGGAAGAACCGGAAATTTTTAAACGTATACGCTACGTTGAACAACCCTTCCCCTACGATATTGACGCCTACCCCATCGACGTTCATTCTGTCGCCGCCCGTAAACCTTTGTTCATGGATGAAAGCGCCCATGACTGGCATGTGGTACGGCGGGGCAGAGAATTGGGCTGGACAGGCGTGGCGTTGAAAACCTGTAAAACCCAGACGGGCGCGCTCTTAAGTTTGTGCTGGGCAAAAGCCCATGGGATGGAGCTGATGATACAAGACCTTACCAATCCCATGTTGGCGCAAATCCCCCACGTCCTGTTGGCCGCCCATGCAGGCAGTATCATGGGTGTAGAAACCAATGCCATGCAATTTTATCCGGAAGCGAGCCTGCCCGAAGCGGTGGTTCATCCCGGAATCTACACGCGCCGTCGGGGCCATCTTGACTTGAGTTCAATCAGGGGACCTGGCTTTGGTTATGACCTCGAAAAGATCAAGCGGTCCCTTGTCGCATCAGAATAA
- the aspS gene encoding aspartate--tRNA ligase has translation MHPYRTHTCGALSKSDAGKTVKMSGWVHRKRDHGGVIFIDLRDHYGITQIVFNPDNPFFAHVENLRNESVITLTGEVVPRTEDTVNPAMATGDIEVVANEFWLESAVEQTLPFTVNQELECPEETRLTYRFLDLRRERMHQNILLRSKATALIRQHLCERGFVEYHTPILTSSSPEGARDYLVPSRLYPGQFYALPQAPQQFKQLLMVSGFDKYFQIAPCFRDEDSRADRSPGEFYQVDMEMSFITQDDLFLELEALMVRVFKELSSKTIVEECFPRIAYRDAMEWYGTDKPDIRYEMKMNDCTDIFADCQLKVFSAQTQSGGVVKVLNAKGAADQPRKFFDDMERYAKSEGAKGLAWVALRDGEMKGPIVKFMSDAEKEALCERVGAVEGDALFFGAGSRTETNELLGKVRQSLARKLNLIDGQKVAFCWIIDFPMFERNPDTGQIEFSHNPFSMPQGGMEALQNKDPLDILAFQYDIVCNGIELSSGAIRNHKPEIMLKAFEIAGYTEDVVKSKFPALWKAFQYGAPPHGGIAPGLDRIIMLLADEPNIREIIAFPLNQRAQDLLMGAPNEVDSVQLDELHIDIVMPPEEESSF, from the coding sequence ATGCACCCCTATCGTACCCATACTTGTGGCGCTTTATCTAAATCTGATGCCGGCAAAACCGTGAAGATGTCGGGCTGGGTTCATCGTAAGCGTGATCATGGCGGCGTTATTTTTATCGACCTCCGCGACCATTACGGTATTACCCAGATTGTCTTTAACCCGGACAACCCTTTTTTTGCGCACGTGGAAAATCTTCGCAACGAAAGTGTTATTACGCTCACAGGCGAGGTCGTTCCTCGCACCGAAGACACCGTCAATCCTGCCATGGCAACAGGTGACATAGAAGTGGTCGCCAATGAATTTTGGCTCGAATCGGCTGTTGAACAAACGCTGCCCTTTACGGTTAATCAAGAATTGGAGTGTCCCGAAGAAACCCGGCTCACTTACCGTTTTCTTGATCTGCGCCGGGAACGGATGCATCAAAATATCTTGCTTCGTTCCAAAGCCACCGCACTCATCCGACAGCATCTGTGCGAACGGGGCTTTGTCGAATATCATACGCCCATCCTGACCAGCTCCTCTCCGGAAGGGGCGCGCGATTATCTGGTTCCGAGCCGACTGTATCCCGGTCAATTCTATGCCCTGCCCCAGGCGCCCCAGCAATTTAAACAACTGCTGATGGTCTCCGGCTTCGACAAATATTTTCAAATTGCGCCTTGTTTCCGTGATGAAGACAGCCGCGCCGATCGCAGTCCCGGTGAATTTTACCAGGTCGATATGGAGATGTCCTTTATCACGCAGGACGATCTTTTCCTTGAGCTGGAAGCACTCATGGTGCGCGTCTTCAAAGAACTCTCCTCCAAGACCATTGTAGAAGAATGCTTCCCGCGTATTGCCTATCGCGATGCAATGGAATGGTATGGCACAGACAAACCTGATATCCGCTACGAAATGAAAATGAACGACTGTACCGATATCTTTGCCGATTGCCAATTAAAAGTATTCAGCGCCCAAACCCAATCGGGTGGCGTGGTGAAAGTACTGAACGCCAAAGGCGCCGCTGATCAGCCCCGCAAATTCTTTGATGATATGGAACGCTATGCGAAATCAGAAGGCGCCAAGGGACTGGCGTGGGTCGCGTTGCGCGACGGTGAGATGAAAGGCCCCATCGTCAAGTTCATGAGCGATGCCGAAAAAGAAGCCCTTTGCGAACGGGTCGGCGCTGTGGAAGGGGATGCCCTCTTCTTTGGCGCAGGTTCGCGCACCGAAACAAATGAATTGTTGGGTAAAGTGCGGCAAAGCTTGGCGCGTAAATTGAATTTGATTGACGGACAAAAAGTAGCCTTCTGCTGGATCATCGATTTCCCCATGTTTGAACGCAATCCTGATACGGGACAAATCGAATTCAGTCACAATCCTTTTTCTATGCCTCAAGGCGGTATGGAAGCGCTGCAAAACAAGGATCCTCTGGATATTCTCGCCTTCCAATATGACATCGTGTGCAACGGTATTGAACTGTCCTCGGGCGCTATTCGAAATCATAAACCCGAAATTATGCTTAAAGCCTTTGAGATTGCCGGCTACACGGAAGACGTGGTCAAATCGAAATTCCCTGCACTCTGGAAAGCATTCCAATATGGCGCCCCCCCTCACGGAGGCATTGCACCCGGATTGGATCGGATCATTATGCTCCTTGCCGATGAGCCCAAC